The following DNA comes from Leifsonia sp. 1010.
TTCCGTGAAGCCGCATCAGCCGCGGGACGACCAGGTAGACGGCCGTCGGCACGACGATGAGGGTGAGGACGAATGCGCGCAGGATCGGGTGCCAGTCCTCGGCGAACGGCGCGATGGCGTAGAAGCCGAGTGTGACCAGCGGGAAGATGGCGATCCAGGTGATCAGCGCCCGGACGTGGATGGACGGCGGCGGTGCCGAAGGCGGGATGTGTGTCGGTGCCGTCGCGGGCTGAGACATGGTCTGGGGTCCTCTCGATTCGGGTCATGCGGTCGAGGACCACGATGTCAGCGCGGTCAACCCGCGACCGTGATTCGTTGCCGAAACAGGAACAGGCTGGTTGGATGACCGGATGAGCATCTCCCAGCGCATCGCGCGCGAATTGGGCAGCATTCCGTCCCGGCTGCGCCACGCCCGTCAGAAGCAGGACATGACGCTGGAGGAGCTCGCGCAGGCGACGGGAATCTCCAAGAGCACCCTCTCGCGGCTGGAATCCGGCCAGCGCAAGCCCAGTCTGGAACTGCTGCTGCCGGTCGTCGCCGCACTCGCGATCTCGCTGGATGACATCGTCAACGCCCCGACGATCGCCGACCCGCGCGTGCAGCGGAAGGCGAGCCACGCGGACGGCCGCGAGCTCACCCGCCTCTCGCAGCCGCACAGTGAGCCGCAGGCGTTCAAGATCGTCATCCCGGCCACCGAGCGGGAGCCCGCACTGCGCACCCACGACGGGTTCGAGTGGATCTACGTGCTCGACGGGCGACTCCGGGTCGTCCTGGGTGAGCACGACATCGTGATGGGTCCCGGCGAGGCCGCCGAGTTCGATACCAGGAATCCGCACTGGTTCGGTTCGGCGGGCAGCGGGCCGGTCGAGATCCTCAGCATGTTCGGCAAGAACGGCGAGCGGATCCATCTCCGGGCCCGCTCGCGAGGGGCGGCATCGACAGCGCCCGCTGACAAGCCCGCCCGCTAGGGGCGGTCCGCCTCTCTTGTGCGCTGCGGCCGCGGGGACTGTAATGACCGCAGCGGGGTTGTCACTCGAAGGAGAGAACGATGGACGACACTCAGGGATCCCGCGTCGCGCTGGTGACAGGCGGCTCCGGGGGCATCGGCCGAGCGACGGCGGAGCGCCTGGCGCGCGACGGGATGGCCGTCGCCGTCCATTACGCGGGCAACAGGCGACGGGCCGATGACATCGTCGCCGGCATCACCGCCGCCGGTGCGCGGGCGGTGGCCGTCGGCGGCGACGTAGCCAGCGAAGAGGAGATGGTCGCGGCCTTCGATGCCGTGGAGGCCGAGTTCGGCGGGATCGACGTGGTGGTGAACACAGCCGGGATCATGCTGCTCGGACCGCTCGAGTCCTTCAGCCTCGACGACCTCGACAGGATGCACCGCACGAACATTCGGGGGACGTTCGTGGTCTCGCAGCAGGCGGTGCGCCGCGTGCGGTCCGGCGGGGCGATCATCAACTTCTCCACCTCGGTGTCGAAGCTGCAGTTCCCGGGGTACACGGCCTACGCGGCCAGCAAGGGGGCGGTGAACGCGATGACCCTCATCCTGGCTCGCGAGATGCGAGGAAGGGATGTGACGGTCAACGCGATCGCGCCCGGCCCGACCGCCACCGATCTCTTCCTGGACGGCAAGAGCCAGGAGCAGATCGACGCGCTCGCGGCGGTGCCTCCCCTGGAGCGCCTGGGGACGCCGGAGGACATCGCCGAGGCGGTGGCGTTCCTCGCCGGTCCGGGGCGCTGGGTGAACGGCCAGATCATCTACGTCAATGGTGGAGCCATCTGACGCGACGATCCGCCGCCCACCCTGCGCCCACCCCGAGCCCGCGCGCCTACGGGAGGGCGACCACCTTGCCGCGCAGTGCGCCGGCGGCGGCCTGCTCGTGGATGCTCCGGAGCTCCGCAAGCGGCACCCGCTGGGCGACATCGACCCGGAGTTCACCGCTGTCCACAAGCGAGACCAGCTCGGCGAGCTGCGCCGCGTCGCTCCGCACGAAGACGACCACGCTGCGGACGTTGCGCTCCGCGTCGTCGGGGGCGGGCATCCACGCGGTCGTGCTGACCACCACGCCGCCGTCGCGCACCCGCGCGACGAGGGCGGCGAACTCGGTGGGCTCCAGCGGCGCCAGGTTGAGGAGGGCGTCGACCGGTTCGGCGACCGCGTCGAGCACCGAGTGCGTGGTGTGGTCGATGACCTCATCCGCCCCTGCCTCGCGGACGGCCGAGCTGCTGCGCGGGCTCGCCGTCGCGATGACGTACGCGCCGGCGCGCTTGGCGAGCTGCACGGCGTATCCGCCGACGGTCCCGCCCGCGCCCGTGATGAGGATGCGCTGGCCGGACTCGAGTCCCGCGTCGTCGAACAGCGCCTGCCACGCGGTCAGGGCGACCGAGGGGACCCCGGCCGCGTCGGCCAAGGGGATGGAGTGGGGGGCCCGGGCGAGCACCTCGGCGGGCGCGATGGCGTATTCCGCCGCTGAGCCGTCGGCGGTCATCGGCAGGAACCCGACGACCTCGTCGCCGACCGTGAGACCGTCGACGCCCGCGCCCACCGCGTCGACCGTTCCGGAAACGTCATAGCCGGGGATGTGCGGCAGCGTGATCGGGATGGGCAGGCTGCCCGCGCGGATGCCGTTGTCCGCGGGATTGAACCCCGAGCCGGCGACGCGGAGCCGCACCTCGCCCGCGCCGGGGACGGGGAGTTCGGCATCCTCGTAGCGGAGTACGTCCGGTCCGCCGGCCTCGTGGAAACGGATTGCCTTCATGGTCATGTCTTCCTCTCAGGATGGTCGCGGCACCCGTCCTCGGCGTCGCACTTCCATCAAGCGGAGGAAATCATCCGTTTATTCCCGAGTATCGGAAGAGATCCCGCGCAGGAAGATCGCCCGCTGCTCCTCGGCGGCCCGCGGCCAATCGGGGACGTTCGACATCGGCTGCGCGAGCATCGCCCCGAAACGAACCACGGTGCCGGCGTCGACCTCCGGCCGAACGGTGCCGTCCGCGTGCCCGCGCGCGACGATGGCGGCCATCGTCTGCTGCATCCGGCCGCGCAGCTCGGCCGACTCCGTCCCCTCGGTCATCGGGCCGCCGTGGAGGGGGAGCACCAGTTGCTCGCGGTGCTCGAACGACTGCCTCAGGAAGCGGGCGATCGCATCCAGTCCCGTCTCGCCCGACGCGAGCGCGTCCTCCGCTTCGGCGAGGATGAGGCGGTAGGCGCGCACGGCCATCGCCTCCAGCAGCGCCTCCCGGTTGGGGTAGCGGCGGTACAGCGTGCCGATTCCGACACCGGCGTCGGCCGCGATCTTCTCGAGCGGGACGAACCTGCCCTCGGCCAGCCCGGAGCGGATGGCCGCCGCGATCAGACGGTCGGCGTTCTCGGCCGCATCCCTCCTCAGCTTCTTCGGCTCGCTTCCCGCCATGACCTGCCCTCGGATCCACTCGACGTCGTCGCCCCACGATAGTTGCTCGGGGGCCGTCGAGCGGGGGCGTCAGACCCGCCCGGCGAACCGGTAGCGGAAACCCGTGCCCGTGCCCGCGGTCACGACCACGTCGTAGTAGCCCCACTGGTCGACCGGCCAGTCGATCGAACGGGATCCGCGCGGCGGCACCGTGACCTGCTCGGCATGGTCGGTGAAGTCGTTTCCCACCAGCCGGAACCGCACGGCGGCGCCACCGTCGTTCGTCAGGGTGAGGCGGAGGCTGCGCGACCCGATCGCTCCCACCGCGGCCGTCGCATGCGGGATGCCGATGTCGCGGCGGTCCCCACGCACGACCGTGCCGGCGAAGCGGCGCAGGAACCGGTCGGGGCCGTACACGCTGAAGTCGTAGAGGCCATCGGTCGCCGACGCGTCCCACACCCAGTCCGCCGTCGCACCGGCCGCCAGCGTGTGCGGGTCGGCCTGGAAGGGCAGCGCCACGTTCGGGAACACCTGGTGATTGACGCCCACCGTGCCCTGGTTGCGCATGGTCAGCGTGACCCGGCCGCTCGTGCGGTCGACCGCGACGTCTGCACTCTGCCGGTAGGGGAGCGTCCGGTGGCGGGGCGCGCCCGCATCCTGTCCCGGCATGGACTGGGCGCCGACCGGCGGCACGGCGACGGGCGGCTTGCTGCGGTCGGCGTCCGCCGCGGCGACCAGCTGCTGGGTCTGCGCGAGGCCGGGCACGACGTCCGTGCCCGGGATGCTGAAGTCGGGATGCGCGAAGTCGAAGCAGCTCAGCAGGTCGCCCGAGACGGTCCGCCGCCACTGCGAGATGTTGGGCTCGGTCACCCCGGTGATCGCCTCCAGGAAGCGGATGACCGAGGTGTGGTCCGAGGTCTGCGAGTTGACCCATCCACCGCGCGACCACGGCGAGACGACCGTGAGCGGCACCCGGGAGCCGAACCCGATGGGCAGGCCGTTGACGAACTCGTCCGCGGTCCCCGCCTCCGGGAACGGCGGCAGCACGTGGTCGAAGTAGCCGTCGTTCTCGTCGTAGTTGATGAGCAGGACGGTCGAGGCCCAGGTCTCCGGATTGCTGAACAGCGCCTGCACGACGGCGTTCGTGTAGTGCGCGCCGTAGTCGGGGCTGGCCGACGGGTGCTCGCACCAGCCGTACGGGGCGACGACGTACGAGACGGTAGGGAGCGAGTTCGTCGCGCAGTCCCGGCCGAAGTCGGACAGCAGGTAGGTGACGTCCAGGCCGCGCCCGGAGTCGGCCTTCCAGCCGTCGTGCAGCCCGCCGTTGAGCGCGAGCTGCCGGGTCGCCGGATCGGAGGAGGCGAGGGCGTCGTGGTACTGCTGGAACAGCCAGAGCGGGTTGTCGCCGTAGTCGCCGACGTACGGGTGGCTGCCGCTGTCGCCGACCTCGTCGTTGGCGTAGGTCTTCCAGCTCACGCCCGCCGCCTGAAGCCGTTCGGCGTAGGTGCCCCAGCGGTACACCGGGTTGTAGTCGGCCGGGTTGTCGATGGCCGGGCCGCCGAGACCGCCCGCCGGGTTGATCATCCCGGACCACTGGTACAGGCGGTTGGGCGTCGTCGGGCCGTTGAGCGAGCAGTGGTAGTCGTCGCACACGGTGAAGGCGCTGGCGAGGGCGTGCTGGTAGGGGATGTCGTCGCGGGTGAAGTAGCCCATGGTCTGCTCGCCCTTGGCGGCGACCCAGCGGTTCCAGGCGCCCTTGTTCCACGCGGTGTGCCCGCCGCTCCAACTGTGGTCGAGTCCGCCCGCGTTCTGCGAGTTGTACTTCGTCGAGTCCATGCGGAACGGCAGCATCACCTGCCCGTCGGCACGGGATGCATCCGGCTGGTGGAAGATGTCCCCGCCTCCGGGGTACTCCAGGATCTGCTTGTCGCCGAACCCGCGGACGCCCGGGAGGGTGCCGTAGTAGTGGTCGAACGACCGGTTCTCCTGCATCAGCACCACCACGTGCTTGATGTCTTTGTAGGTGCCGGTGAGTTTCGCGGCCGCGGCCGCGGGGAGGGCGGCCCGCCCGGCGGTTCCGTAGGCGACGCCGGCCATGATCGCCGCCGCACCGCCGAGGAGGAGGGTCCGGCGGCTCACTCCGCGCGGAACCGAGCTGACGTACGCGGCATGCTCGTCGAGCGGCGGCGCCGCGTCGAACGTGACATCGGGCGCGTGGCGCTCCGGCTTGGATCGGCTCATGGGTTCGCTTCCTCCGGGTGTGCGTTCGGTTCTGCTGCTGCGATGCCGGAGGGAGTGGATGCGTCCATCCGGCGGCGGATCAGGATGGTCAGGGCGCCGATCACGACGGCCGCCATCGCGAGGCCGGCCATCACCAGGCCGAGCACGTCGCCGGTGCGGGCCAGCGCTCCGGGCAGACCGGTGTGCGGGGCGGCGGCGCTCGTGCCCGGGTCGGATGGGCCGGCTCCGCCCCCGCTGCCCGCACCGCCCCCGCCGGCCGGGGGCGCTGCCAGCACGATGGTCGCCTCCACCGCCGCCCGATCCGACACCCAGCGGTTGGCGTTCGACGGCGACGCCTGCGGGAACCCGTCGATGACGAGGTTGGCGTCCTGCACGGTCATCGCGCCGGCGACGAAGGCGTAGTCGAGCCGGTCGAGGAGGGCGGGTCGTGCCGCCGCCGCACTCACCGTGCCGCCGAGGATACCGGCCGTCGCACCGGGGTCGGCGGCGGTGTCCGTCCGGGCCGTGCGGAACGCATCCACCAGGCCGGCCGCGTGGAGCTCCGACGTCACGGGCCACGCCACCGCGCCCGCTCCGCAGTTCGCTGCCGAGGGCGCGCCGGCCCAGTCGAGGTCCGACGGCGACTCCAGGTCGCCGAGCAGCAGCAGCCGGCCCTCCGGCGCCGAGGCATGAGCGGCGCCCGCGGCCCGGGCGATGGCCTGCGCCTGCGCATACCGTGCGCTCGCCTTCTCGGCGGAGACGGCGGCCGCTGCACCCTCGGTGCAGACCGCTGCCCGGTCGGGGCCGCCGGCGTCCAGGGCGACATCCCACACCGGCAGATCCGACCCGCTGACGGCGGCCGACACCGCGAGGACGGCCGCGGCCGGCGCGGGAAGCGCGGTCAGAGGGAAGGGCGCGATCACGGCGAGGCCGGTCGGGTCTTCGACCACGTTCCAGCCCAGCCGCTGCGCCACCGCGGTGGCGTTGCCGCCGGTCTCCTGCAGCGCGACCAGGTCGAAGCGGTTGACGAGCACCGACCGCGCCAGCTTGCCGACGGCGTCGTCGACGTGAGTTCCGCCATCCCACATGCTCAGCGTCGCGGCGTGCACGGCCTGCGGCGCACCGGGTTCGCTGATCGGCAGCTCGATCGTCAGGGTCGCGGTCAGGCCACCGGCCTCGGTGGCGAGCACCGTCAGCAACGGGGTCTGCGCCGGGATGGACGCAGGCGTCGTGCCCGTCACCGTCCCGTCGGGCGCGACCGCGAGCCAGTCCGGGCCGCCCTGCGCGGTGAACGCGGCCGCCGCGGGAGCCGCGCCGCGCACGCCGGTCCACATCCCGGCGATGGAGAAGCGCACCGCCGTCGACGGCGCGGTGGCGGGCCGGACGATGTCGTCGGTGAGGAAGTGGTCGACAGTCGGTTCGGTGGACCCGGTGAGCGGCGGTTCGGCCTTCAGGGCGAACGTGATGGGCGGTGCCAGGTTCACATAGCCGTCGTCGTAGAGCAGCACGGCCGCGACGGTGTGGCCGCCGGTGAGCGCCCCCGCCGGGATCGTGACCGTCCCCGACGTCGCGTTCGGCACGTACGCCCAGGTCGTCGATGCTCCGTGCGAGGCGCCGCCGCTCGGCGCCGTTGCGGGATCGTCGTAGATCCCGATCCAGTTCTTCGCGTTGGGCGTGGCGGTGGTGAACGAGAAGGTCAGCGGCTTCCCGGCCATCGGATCCTGTGTGAGAAGCGTCAGCGTCCCGCTGTCGGTCGGTCCGGAGGCCGCTGCGGCGAGCCGGAAGACGACGGGCTGCGCGAGCCAGGTGTAGCCGTCGTCGGCGAGCAGGTACGCGATCACGTCGTGACCCGACGTGAGTGCGCCCGCCGGGATGGTGACGGTGCCGGAGGTGCCGGAGACGTACGACCACGCCGTCGAGCCGGCTCCGGGGTAGGTCTGGTTCAGCGGGGATTTCTTGGGGTCGTTGTAGATGGCGACCCAGTCGGTGCCGGAGGCGTTCGCGTCACCGGTGGCGTACGAGAACGTCAGGTCGCCGCCGACCCGCGGGGTCGCCGTCGTGAGGGCGAGCGAACCCCCGGTGGCGTACCCGACGTGGAAGGTGACGGGCTGCGCGAGCCAGGTGTAGCCGTCCGCGTACAGGAAGTACGCGACGAGGTCGTGGCCGGGGGTGAGCCCCGTGCTCGCGACCGTGACCGATCCGCTGGAGGCCGCCGTCGTCGCGCTGACGTAGGCCCAGTCGGTCGAGGAGCCGTGGCTCTTCTCATCGGTCGGGCCGGTGGCCGGGTCGTTGTACACGGCGACCCAGTTCTTCGTGTTCGGCTTGTCCGTCGTGTAAGAGAACGTGAGCGGATCGCCGGGCGCCGGGGTGGTGTTCGTGAGCGTCAGGGTCCCGTTCGGAGCGGGCGCCGCGGCGGCCGGCTGGGCGACGACGCCGAGGGCGGCCGTCACGGCGACGACGGCGCCGATGAGGGCTGCGGCGACGGCCGACCGAGTGATCCTGCGCACGGGTGCTCCTTCGGGTGAGGCCGCGGGCGGGGCGGGATCCCGAACCCGCACCGCGCCCGTCGGCACAGGTCATCACCCAACCGACCGCAGCGGTCGCGCACCCTGCGGGCTCGCGACGTACGGGTGAACGCACGTCGAACCGGAGCCGTCCACCTGGCACCGTCTGCGCACTCAGCAGCGGGGCGTAGGGGCACGGACACGCGGGATGGCCGGGGAAGCGATCAGACTGGCTTGTACAAGTGATTGCGCCCGGGCGGCAGCACACGACCAGGATGAGCGGAAGGACCGAACATGCCGACGCTGTATCGAGAGATCGCCGAAGACCTGGGCGCCCGCATCCTCCAGGGCGAGTTCGGCGCGGGCACCTCGCTGCCGTCCGAGAACCGGCTGGCGGAGACCTACGGCGTCGCCCGCGGCACCGTGCGGCGCGCGCTCGCCCTGTTGCGCGCCCGGGGCGACCTGACCTCGCGCCAGGGCTCGTCCTGGATCGTCGCCGCGGCGCGTCAGGGTCAGGAGTTCGACGAGCTGCGCTCCTTCGCCCAGTGGGCGCGGAGCAGGGGGATGACGCCGGGCGGCCAGGTGATGTCACTCCAGACCGCGCCCGCCCCTGTCGCCGAACGCCGACGCCTCCACCTCGACGAGGGGGACGAGGTGCTGCGGGTGGTCCGCCTCCGCACGCTCGACGGTCGGCGCGTGATGCTCGAGCGGACCACGTACGCCACCTGGATGATCCCGATCATCCAGTCGCTCTCGCCGCGCGAGGCGTCGGTCGTGCAGGTGCTCTTCGACCGCTTCGGGATCGTCACAGGCCAGGCCGACAACACGCTGGACGCGACCGCCGCGACGAGCGAGGACGCGCAGCTGCTCGGTGTGCGCCGCTCATCCCCGCTGCTGCGGCTGCGCCGGGAGAGCTCCGACGCGGGAGGCCGCCCGATCGAGTACGGCGAGGACCGCTATGTCCCCGGGACGGTCGCCTTCCAGGTGCACACCCGGCTCACCGCCGCGGCCATGCGGCGGATGGGCGGCTGAGCCTGCCGAGGCTTTGCGATGGTTTCCTGGCGAGGCCGGTGCTACGCTTTCGGCGTCCGTGCAGCAGATCGAGGAGGTGATACCCATGAGCGAAACGACGTGGGTGCTCTTCTCTGAGGACACGGTCGGGCGATAGGTCGTCCGGGAGCGCCCTTCAGGCACTCCACGAAAGGCACGACCATGCACTTCGACTTCACTTCAGCACCACACCTCGTCGACGGCGTCACCGAGCGCCGCTTCACCCTCGGCGGAATCCCGGGCATCCTGTGGACGCCCGCCTCCGCATCGCCCTCTGCACCCGTCCCGCTGATCCTGCTGGGGCATCCCGGCGGTGTCGAGCAGATGTACCCGCGCCTGGCCGGGCGGGCGCGACAGGCCGCGGCCGACGGCTTCGCCTCGCTCACCATCGAGCTGCCCGGAACGGGTGACCGACCGCCGTCGGCGGTGACGGAGGAGGCGCGCGCCGAGCTCCGTCGCACGCTGGCCGCGGGGGAGCCGGTCGGCCCGGACCTCGTCGACCGGCTCGTCCTCCCGCTCGTCGAGGGGGCTGTCCCGGAATGGCGGTCGGCGGTGGATGCGGCGCTCGCGCTGCCGGAGATCGGCGGCCCGGTCGGGTACTCCGGCGGCTTCATCTCCGTCGGCGTCCGGCTGGCGCTCACCGAACCACGGGTGGTCGCGGCCGGCCTCTTCGCCGGCAGCTACATCCCGTCCGTCATCCAGGAGGAGGCGCGGCAGGTCACCATCCCGCTGCACGTGCTCCTGCAGTGGGATGATGAGGGCAACGACCGGCAGGCGGCGCTCGACCTGTTCGACGCGTTCGGCTCGGCGGAGAAGACGTTGCAGGCGAACCTCGGCGGCCACCGCGGAGTCCCCGCGTTCGCCGGCGAGGATGCGGCACGGTTCTTCGCCCGGCACCTGCGCTGACGAAACGGGCCACCCGTCGCACGGCGGGTGGCCCGGTCCGTCGCGTCGGCGGACGCTACGACTGGAGCCACTCCAGCAGGTCGGCGTTGATCGTCTCCGCCTGCGTGGTCGGCATCCCGTGCGGGAAGCCCGGGTACGACTTCAGCGTGCCGTTCTGCACGAGCTTCGCCGACAGGGGGCCCGAGTCGGCGTAGGGCACGATCTGGTCGTCCTCGCCGTGCATGACGAGCACCGGCACCGAGATCTTCTTGAGATCCTCGGTGAAGTCCGTCTGCGAGAACGCGACGATCCCGTCGTAGTGCGCCTTCGCGCCGCCCATCATGCCCTGGCGCCACCAGTTCTCGATGATCGCCTCGGACGACTCCACGCCGGGGCGGTTGAAGCCGTAGAACGGGCCCGACGGCAGTGCCCGGTAGAACTCCGACCGGTTCTTGGCGAGCTGCGCCTGCAGGTCGTCGAAGACGCTCTTCGGCAGACCCCCGGGGTTGTTCTCGGTCTGCACCATGATCGGCGGGACGGCGCTGATCAGCACCGCCCGGGCGACCCGGTCCTCGCCGTAGGTGGCGATGTAGTGCGCGACCTCGCCGCCGCCGGTTGAGTGGCCGACGTGGATGGCGTCGTGAAGGTCGAGCGCCTCGACCACGGCGCGCAGGTCGGCGGCGTAGTGGTCCATGTCGTGCCCGTCGCCGGTCTGCGTGGAACGCCCGTGCCCGCGGCGGTCATGGGCCACGACGCGGTAGCCGTGCTGCAGGAAGAACAGCAGCTGCGTGTCCCAGTCGTCGGCCGACAGCGGCCAGCCGTGGCTGAAGACGATGGGTTGACCGGTTCCCCAGTCCTTGTAGTAGATCTCGATGCCGTCTGACGTGGTGACAGTGCCCATGGTTCCCTCCGGGAGTGGCGAAGCGGGGTGCTGTGGGAACGGTGCTGCGGAACGGTCGGCGCTCTCTCAACCTAGCTGCCGAACGGGACGGATCGCCAGGGGGGTCACGCGGGTACCGTGGCGGGCGTGCAGACCTTCCTGCCCTATCCATCCTTCGCCCGGAGCGTCCGCGTGCTCGACCGCGCGCGTATGGGGAAGCAGCGCGTCGAGGCGCTGCAGGTGCTGCGCGCGATCACTGTGCCCGGGTACGGCTGGCGCCACCATCCCGTCGCGAAGATGTGGCGCGGATACCTCCCCGCTCTGACGAAGTACGCGCTCGAGTCGACGGACGCGTGGATCGAGCTGGGGCACGCCGACACCGTGCGGCCGCAGGTGCTGGCGTTCGCGCCGGAGGTCGAGGCGCTGTCGCAGGAGGACCTGGAGCTGCCGCCCTGGATCGGCGACCCGGAGTTCCACCGCAGTCATCAGTCCAACCTCGTCCGCAAGGATGCTGAGTTCTATGGGCCGCTCTTTCCGGGAGTGCCGGACGACCTGCCCTACGTCTGGCCGGGTCCGACGCGGGAGTAGTCGACGCGACCGGCTTCGAATCGGTTCGATTCCCCTCTCCGTGTGAGAATTGACACGGCGAACGGCTGGAGGGGCGATGGCGGCGACGATCCGGGATGTGGCACGGGTCGCGGGGGTGACCCCGAGCACGGTGTCGTACGCGCTGTCGGGCAAGCGCGCCATCTCCGAGGAGACGCGGGAGCGCATCCAGCGTGCCATCGTCGAGCTCGATTTCACGCCCAACGCCGGCGCCCGCGCCCTCGCGCTCTCGCAGACGAACGTGCTCGGGCTGTTCCTGCAGTTCCAGGAGGACGAGTTCGCACCTGCGATGCTGCAGTACGTGCTACCGGTATCGACGACGGCCCGCAATCACGGGTTCGACCTGCTGATGGTGACCGACCCGGACGTGGATGCGGCCATCCGCCGCACGACGTCGTCGGCCATGGTCGACGGGGTGGTCCTCCTCGACGTCACCTACGACGACCCGCGTCTGGAGCCGCTGCGGCAGACGCGTCAGCCCGCCGCCCTCATCGGCTACGCGAAGAACGCCGAGGGCTTCGATGCTGTGGACCTCGACTTCGGCGAGGCGGCACGGAACGCTCTCGATCACCTGCACGGACTCGGGCACAGGGAGGTCGTGCTCGTCACCCCGCCGCGGCACGTGTCGGAGCGCGGCGGCTCGTACGCCTGGCGGTTCAGCGATGCGGCGGCGGAGCGGGCCGCCCGCCACGGCATGCAGCTGCACATCGTGGAGGGCGAGTCGCGCCAGCCGGCTCTCGGGCAGGCCGTCATGGCCGCGCTCGACCGGTATCCGTCCGCGACGGCTCTCGTGGTGCACAACGACGCAACGATCGCCGCCCTGCCCTCGCTGCTGCACGAGCGCGGGATCTCGGTGCCGGACGACCTCTCCGTCGTCGGCATGTTCTCCGCCGAGTTCGGGACGGCGTTCTCGCTGCCGTACACCTCCGTCGACACGCGTCCGGAGCTGCTGGGGGAGTGGGCGGTGTCCCGCCTCGTGGAGCGCATCGCCGATCCCGAGGGCGCTGAGGCGCCGCAGGTGCGGCTGATCGAGCCGGGCTTCGTCGACTGGGGCAGCACGCGCGCGGTCTGAGCCGCATCCCGTCCCCTCCCGCCGCGCACATTCGTGCCGAATGTGCGCTTCGCGCGCCCCTTTCCGCACATTCGTGCCGAAACCCCGCCCCCGTCGTTCCTAACGATTTGCGCCAAATCTCGGTTATGGCGGCGGCTTTCCCGCGATTTGCGCCAAATCTTGCCGGGGCGCGGGGTGTCGAAGCGGTTCGGAAGCGTGACGGATCGGCCCCAGAGAGGGGGTGAGACGGCGGGTCGGGAGGCGGAATCGAGGGGTTTGAGTGGCGAATCGTGCCGTAGCGAAGCGGTTCGACTTGTGTCGCACGCCCGAGCGCGCTATCTTCATCGAAGCGGTTCGACAGCAGTGGAACCGGGGTCTTCCCGATGGAGCGAAGGAGGGGCGCGATGGCCGTCACCATCACCGACGTGGCACGTGCAGCGGGCGTCTCCACGAGCACCGTCTCATACGCCCTCTCCGGCAAGCGCTCGATCTCTCCGGACACCCGCCGCCGCATCGACGAGGCCATCACGAACCTCGGATTCATCGTCAACGCCGGCGCCCGCGCACTCGCCACCTCGCAGACGATGGTCATCGGCCTGCTCACCCAGTTCCACGCCGACGAGTTCGCCCCCGCCATGCTGGAGTACATCCTCCCGGTGTCCGACACGGCCCGCGAGCTCGGCTACGACATCCTGCTCGTCACGGAACTCGACAGCGTCGCCGCCCTGCGCCGGGTCACCAGCTCCGGGATGGTCGACGGCGTCGTGCTGCTCGACGTCGTCCACGAAGACCCGCGCCTCGCCACCCTCCGTGACGCCGCGCAGCCCGGAGCCCTGGTCGGCCTCCCGAAGCACACCGAGGGCCTTGATGTCTTCGACCTCGACTTCGGCGAGTCCGCCCGCATGCTGGTCGACCACCTGTACGCGCGCGGACAC
Coding sequences within:
- a CDS encoding alpha/beta hydrolase, which produces MGTVTTSDGIEIYYKDWGTGQPIVFSHGWPLSADDWDTQLLFFLQHGYRVVAHDRRGHGRSTQTGDGHDMDHYAADLRAVVEALDLHDAIHVGHSTGGGEVAHYIATYGEDRVARAVLISAVPPIMVQTENNPGGLPKSVFDDLQAQLAKNRSEFYRALPSGPFYGFNRPGVESSEAIIENWWRQGMMGGAKAHYDGIVAFSQTDFTEDLKKISVPVLVMHGEDDQIVPYADSGPLSAKLVQNGTLKSYPGFPHGMPTTQAETINADLLEWLQS
- a CDS encoding MSMEG_6728 family protein gives rise to the protein MAGVQTFLPYPSFARSVRVLDRARMGKQRVEALQVLRAITVPGYGWRHHPVAKMWRGYLPALTKYALESTDAWIELGHADTVRPQVLAFAPEVEALSQEDLELPPWIGDPEFHRSHQSNLVRKDAEFYGPLFPGVPDDLPYVWPGPTRE
- a CDS encoding LacI family DNA-binding transcriptional regulator, with protein sequence MARVAGVTPSTVSYALSGKRAISEETRERIQRAIVELDFTPNAGARALALSQTNVLGLFLQFQEDEFAPAMLQYVLPVSTTARNHGFDLLMVTDPDVDAAIRRTTSSAMVDGVVLLDVTYDDPRLEPLRQTRQPAALIGYAKNAEGFDAVDLDFGEAARNALDHLHGLGHREVVLVTPPRHVSERGGSYAWRFSDAAAERAARHGMQLHIVEGESRQPALGQAVMAALDRYPSATALVVHNDATIAALPSLLHERGISVPDDLSVVGMFSAEFGTAFSLPYTSVDTRPELLGEWAVSRLVERIADPEGAEAPQVRLIEPGFVDWGSTRAV
- a CDS encoding LacI family DNA-binding transcriptional regulator, with translation MAVTITDVARAAGVSTSTVSYALSGKRSISPDTRRRIDEAITNLGFIVNAGARALATSQTMVIGLLTQFHADEFAPAMLEYILPVSDTARELGYDILLVTELDSVAALRRVTSSGMVDGVVLLDVVHEDPRLATLRDAAQPGALVGLPKHTEGLDVFDLDFGESARMLVDHLYARGHREIIVVSPPLHVFERGGAYGWRFRDAALERAARYGLQMHPYYGEARQPEIGRSINAMLDARPTATALIVHNDATIAALPSVLTARGVSTPDDLSVVSLYAKDFGRAFSLPYTAVESSPDELGRSAVRQLVRRITSPDLAGPAVTRFVAPEITDRGSTR